Proteins from a single region of Theileria parva strain Muguga chromosome 1, complete sequence, whole genome shotgun sequence:
- a CDS encoding HAD ATPase P-type IC family protein: MLFYHFFVLYFVTIAEGDDLSNDITITRSSKLKLGEILEKNIKTPLEINNKFRDGFKISDLESFIAESSNDQDSSVWYKVYNREEGSENEESNEPSEENREVDDQKVPLLTPNDPNGKEPSSYNFDRWCKQDKVLITVSELTVMHSAFLLIVLLLTIWHLICVSTSYKKYEGYSDYPQFDPNNSNSIVQEGYSFTLPGSLIIKLILAYTFLCQLMVLSFVCNELCIPMVSSVEYWDSRAKPFLFSWLVGFFTLLISFLVRNTRVGKHLFVIRVPLETCTIVKVRDFNKSSTEHDILNSMLDLFRNAIIKIKLFFNIPDSIFRIPFEKYKVAKYCYVPVVEADSERFFYYHYVKYTYDSEESCFLDSSNRLNSYLMSTNLVHLMDNGGLTESESARRSEDIGPNEIPIEKLGFWTLLYREVSDPVFFMQLYLTTKSIYWRSYITAPIWGITTLYTIYKKVKIIYDQQNDLYNLTTSSNQKYVTVLRENVTKNVMSRDLAVGDIVRVENDWEVPSDMIMLRGDAIVDESSITGESIPLKKRKLDLDKYSNYNLNMNIYDFIHTPTSDAMKSNQNSGNSRDKLVYKRDLSNNLPSPSNINENLLKSGTKVISVLGNQETSVSAVAVVIATGVYTTKGKQIKGVLFPNQFRLKYDTQLPLVFLLTFIYALFCSYYQIRFLGWNMISIFYSIGTMSQVVPVWTSTIISISQSRACQRLSKSESIYCIAPSRIAVCGKLRVMCFDKTGTLTNNKLIFNGSKYFNEESLMLLSPEKILEHLSSNFEGDLFKILNTKEYVISLAVATCHSVWPSDTSEQFGNHVDKSMFDCTGCVVDQFIDKTGKNRRFIKSAENEKLVIEVINSFDFDYQKKLSSVVVSIEVEGETRRIVFVKGAFENLSVCCNNESENLSILSNNESSNGSYVLGLAYKLLDENSDYTDRNLMESNLQMVSLLIFNNQVRPESKEVIQTLNEAMVRTVILTGDNIPASQYVARKCNMIQRNQDSTSLVDSDSNQSNQSEVDELNERVCPVAIMNNNKIEWKYPFGEEDEEKLFFSEEYSDISMTGDVFDFIENNWNEILSKYRRFSTNESVNQTKFEHFLMKIRIFARLNPNQKVRVINSFKRLGIITGMCGDGTNDCLALQASHAGISLTKGVSSMVSPFSSMTNKLESVIYLLREGRGSLVTCLACFKFMLLFGLMIAFVKVTLFRLCRGVMPEWGYLFIENAIMLLLSYTMALSRPSEKLRIRSPTSSLLGPLTLLSVGIMFIINIAFLLLLFELYHRLGIPTSLRYNMSKPPAAWWILSDNFEAPTVCFWLCYQVVNTALVFSFGGVFRESIHRNTGFSTVWLFINSFLTYLTLSKPNKLTCLFRINCTDEMSRATKIPILELLTTSASGLPFHGEHSHNVLPKNFKIAFLGLNFVNCVINCLIAKSFFSNSFLKRVRAFIGYKCSADRIKI, translated from the exons atgttattttatcatttttttgtattatattttgtaaCAATAGCAGAAGGTGATGATCTCTCAAACGACATCACAATAACGAGATCTTCCAAGCTAAAACTGGGAGAAATCCTAGagaaaaatattaaaacacctttagaaataaataataagttTAGAGACgggtttaaaattagtgatCTAGAGTCTTTTATCGCAGAATCTAGTAATGATCAAGATTCCAGTGTGTGGTACAAAGTATATAACAGGGAGGAAGGAAGTGAAAATGAGGAAAGTAACGAACCTTCCGAAGAAAATAGAGAAGTAGATGATCAAAAAGTTCCACTTTTAACACCAAATGATCCAAATGGAAAAGAGCCATCAAGTTACAACTTTGATCGTTGGTGTAAACAAGATAAGGTTCTAATAACAGTATCTGAACTTACGGTAATGCATTCGGCATTTCTTCTAATTGTACTTTTACTAACCATTTG GCATTTGATTTGTGTATCGACAagttataaaaaatacg AGGGATATTCCGATTATCCTCAATTTGATCCAAATAATAGTAACTCTATAGTCCAAGAAGGTTATAGCTTTACACTACCAGGATCACTGATAATTAAGCTTATTTTAGCATACACATTCCTGTGTCAGCTGATGGTATTATCCTTTGTATGTAACGAGTTGTGCATTCCGATGGTTTCCAGCGTTGAGTACTGGGACAGTAGAGCTAAGCCGTTTCTGTTCTCATGGCTTGTGGGATTTTTTACTCTGTTAATTAGCTTTTTGGTGCGGAATACCAGAGTAGGAAAGcatttatttgtaattaGAGTACCATTGGAAACCTGTACAATAGTTAAGGTTAGAGACTTTAACAAGTCATCAACAGAGCATGATATACTTAACAGCATGTTAGATTTGTTTAGAAATGCAATTATTAAGATAAAGctattttttaacattcCAGACTCGATATTCAGAATACCTTTTGAAAAGTATAAAGTTGCCAAGTACTGTTACGTCCCAGTAGTGGAGGCTGATTCTGAACGTTTCTTCTACTACCACTACGTTAAATATACTTACGACAGTGAGGAGTCATGTTTCCTGGACTCTTCTAACCGGCTGAATAGTTATTTGATGAGTACTAACTTGGTACATCTGATGGATAATGGCGGACTCACAGAATCAGAATCAGCTAGAAGAAGCGAAGATATTGGGCCTAACGAGATCCCAATAGAGAAACTTGGTTTCTGGACCCTATTGTACAGAGAAGTATCAGACCCAGTTTTCTTCATGCAGTTGTACTTAACTACGAAATCAATATATTGGAGAAGTTATATTACAGCACCAATTTGGGGCATTACAACCTTgtatacaatttataaaaagGTGAAGATAATATATGATCAGCAGAATGATTTATATAATCTAACCACAAGTAGTAACCAAAAGTATGTAACAGTTCTGAGGGAAAATGTAACGAAAAACGTAATGTCGAGGGATTTGGCAGTGGGAGACATTGTCAGAGTTGAAAATGACTGGGAAGTACCAAGTGACATGATCATGCTAAGAGGAGATGCAATAGTTGATGAGAGTAGTATAACTGGAGAGTCAATTCCTCTCAAAAAGAGGAAACTAGACCTCGATAAATATTCAAACTATAACCTTAACATGAATATTTACGATTTTATACACACACCGACTTCTGACGCCATGAAAAGTAACCAGAATAGTGGTAACAGTAGAGATAAACTAGTCTATAAGAGAGATTTATCCAATAATTTACCAAGTCCATCGAATATTAATGagaatttgttaaaatctGGAACAAAAGTCATATCAGTGCTTGGAAACCAGGAAACCTCAGTTTCAGCAGTAGCAGTAGTAATAGCAACAGGAGTGTACACAACTAAGGGAAAGCAAATTAAAGGTGTTTTATTCCCAAACCAGTTCAGGTTAAAGTATGACACACAATTACCACTTGTTTTCCTCCTAACATTCATTTACGCACTTTTTTGCTCATACTACCAG ATAAGGTTCTTGGGTTGGAATATGATATCGATATTTTACAGCATAGGAACCATGTCACAG GTGGTACCAGTTTGGACAAGTACAATAATATCAATAAGTCAGAGCAGGGCATGCCAAAGACTGTCAAAATCTGAGAGTATCTACTGCATTGCACCTTCAAGAATCGCAGTTTGCGGGAAACTCAGAGTCATGTGCTTTGATAAAACTGGAACACTAACCAACAATAAACTCATTTTCAACG GATCGAAATACTTTAATGAGGAGAGTTTGATGTTATTGAGCCCGGAGAAGATATTGGAGCACTTGAGTAGTAATTTTGAGGGGGATTTATTCAAAATATTGAATACCAAGGAGTATGTGATATCGCTGGCGGTGGCCACATGCCACTCAGTGTGGCCCTCAGACACCTCCGAACAGTTTGGAAATCACGTAGACAAATC AATGTTTGATTGTACTGGCTGTGTGGTGGACCAGTTCATAGATAAAACTGGAAAAAACAGAAGATTCATCAAGAGCGCTGAGAATGAGAAattag TCATTGAAGTTATAAACTCGTTCGATTTCGATTATCAAAAGAAATTATCATCAGTCGTTGTCTCAATCGAAG TTGAGGGAGAAACGAGACGTATAGTATTTGTGAAGGGCGCATTTGAGAATTTATCAGTGTGTTGCAACAACGAGTCGGAGAATTTATCAATACTATCAAACAATGAGTCATCAAATGGGTCATATGTTCTCGGTTTGGCATATAAGCTTTTGGATGAAAACTCGGATTACACAGATAGAAACCTCATGGAGTCAAATTTGCAAATGGTGTCACTGCTCATATTCAATAATCAAGTAAGACCAGAGAGTAAGGAGGTGATTCAAACGTTAAATGAGGCCATGGTGAGGACCGTAATACTCACGGGAGATAACATTCCAGCGTCACAATACGTTGCAAGAAAGTGTAATATGATCCAGAGGAATCAGGATTCAACTTCTTTAGTTGATTCAGATTCTAACCAGAGTAACCAGAGTGAAGTTGACGAACTAAATGAAAGAGTGTGTCCAGTTGCGataatgaataataacAAGATAGAGTGGAAGTATCCATTCGGAGAAGAGGATGAGGAgaagttatttttttccGAGGAGTACAGTGACATTTCAATGACTGGGGATGTTTTTGACTTCATCGAAAATAACTGGAACGAGATACTCTCAAAGTACCGCAGGTTCTCCACAAATGAAAGCGTTAACCAAACCAAGTTCGAACACTTTCTAATGAAAATTAGAATATTCGCAAGATTAAACCCCAAT CAAAAGGTGAGAGTAATCAACTCATTTAAGAGACTTGGAATTATCACTGGAATGTGCGGAGATGGCACCAACGACTGCTTAGCATTACAAGCCTCACACGCCGGCATCAGTCTAACAAAA GGCGTTAGTTCTATGGTATCACCGTTTTCATCAATGACTAATAAGCTGGAGTCAGTAATATACTTATTAAG AGAGGGTCGTGGTAGTTTGGTGACGTGCCTTGCATGTTTTAAGTTTATGTTACTGTTTGGGCTTATGATTGCATTTGTCAAGGTGACTTTGTTCAGACTTTGCAGAGGAGTAATGCCAGAATGGGGATACCTCTTCATCGAAAACGCTATCATGCTGTTACTAAGTTACACAATGGCACTCTCAAG GCCAAGTGAAAAATTGAGGATAAGATCACCCACAAGTAGTCTTTTAGGACCACTCACACTATTATCGGTGGGAATAATGTTCATCATCAACATTGCGTTCCTGCTCCTACTCTTTGAACTGTACCACAGACTCG GAATACCTACGAGTCTTAGGTATAACATGTCGAAGCCTCCTGCAGCCTGGTGGATACT ATCTGACAATTTTGAGGCTCCAACTGTGTGTTTCTGGCTCTGTTACCAAGTGGTTAACACAGCGCTGGTCTTCTCATTTGGCGGTGTTTTCAGAGAATCAATTCACCGAAACACCGGATTTTCAAC GGTTTGGTTGTTTATAAATTCGTTTCTGACGTATTTAACGCTGTCAAAGCCGAACAAGTTGACGTGTCTGTTCAGAATTAACTGCACAGATGAGATGTCCAGAGCAACCAAGATACCAATTCTAGAACTCCTAACCACTAGCGCAAGCGGACTACCATTCCACGGAGAACATTCACACAACGTTCTACCCAAAAACTTTAAA ATTGCATTTTTGGGATTAAACTTTGTTAACTGTGTGATCAACTGTTTGATAGCGAAGTCGTTTTTCTCAAACTCGTTCCTGAAGAGAGTGAGGGCGTTCATTGGGTACAAGTGTAGCGCCGACCGgatcaaaatttaa
- the PRP5 gene encoding DEAD/DEAH box helicase family protein, translated as MLYYIIIVIYGLLSVYSFIVADSRIKYGNIPVYTRLASNENAQAGIQSLNEGILSNLEKTGISSLNELQQECIPKILDDSIKNVCILSQTGTGKTLSYLVPIVQMILNEPKDEESTCVVIVPNGLLTYQVFAVLSNLTSGLNIKAKTVDDVEKGKLPDIIVSSPLKLLDKFEAYSLNYKFDAFERVKYLVLDEVDLLFNYKQDILDILDRTNKRCKTVLSSSTLPNFGPKSAANIISSLFKNCTFVQTKDLHTIPPKVKLEFINYKDDDDRFRKVVEYLRENSDRTIIYCNSYSNCEKLYNKLSKLRKNVHFITRDVNLMEQILILTSLDKRMVVLSTDHASRGVDFKNIKTVIHYDFPKDVVRFIHRTGRVGRHGTEGNCLAFWSEPDEFLKDNIENNLDTLPNLFSRRRGLRKKFKKALQLQLAESQFSV; from the exons atgTTATATTATATCATCATTGTAATATATGGATTACTTAGTGTATATTCATTTATAGTAGCTGATTctagaataaaatatggAAATATACCTGTTTACACACGATTAGCATCAAATGAGAATGCTCAGGCAGGAATCCAG agttTGAATGAGGGAATTTTGTCAAATCTTGAAAAAACAG GAATTTCAAGTTTAAACGAGTTGCAACAGGAGTGTATTCCGAAGATTCTTGATGATTCCATAAAGAACGTGTGTATTCTATCCCAAACTGGTACTGGGAAAACACTATCATACCTGGTACCAATAGTACAAATGATTCTTAAC GAGCCAAAAGATGAAGAGTCAACGTGTGTAGTAATAGTTCCAAACGGTTTACTGACTTATCAAGTTTTTGCAGTTCTGAGTAACTTAACAAG TGGACTTAATATTAAAGCGAAGACTGTGGATGATGTTGAAAAGGGGAAACTGCCAGATATAATAGTTTCCTCTCCGTTAAAACTACTCGACAAATTTGAAGCCTACTCGCTAaactataaatttgatgCTTTCGAACGAGTTAAGTACCTGGTGCTGGATGAAGTTGACCTGTTATTCAATTATAAACAg GATATACTTGACATTCTTGACAGGACCAACAAGAG GTGTAAAACGGTACTGTCATCCAGTACTTTACCAAACTTTGGACCCAAGAGTGCTGCTAACATTATATCCTCACTGTTTAAGAACTGCACATTTGTGCAGACAAAAGACCTACATACAATCCCACCCAAAGTTAAACTTGAATTCATCAATTACAAAGATGACGACGACAG GTTTCGTAAAGTTGTTGAATATCTTAGAGAGAATAGTGACCgcacaattatttactgtaACAGCTACTCAAATTGTGAAAAATTGTACAATAAACTGTCAAAGCTCAGGAAAAATGTGCATTTCATAACCCGT GATGTTAACCTCATGGAGCAGATTTTGATCCTGACGAGTTTAGACAA GAGAATGGTTGTTTTGTCAACTGATCATGCCAGTAGAGGTGTTGACTTTAAGAACATTAAAACTGTCATACACTACGATTTCCCAAAGGATGTAGTTCGTTTTATACACAG AACTGGCCGAGTTGGAAGACACGGAACTGAAGGCAACTGCCTCGCATTTTGGTCAGAACCTGACGAGTTTCTGAAGGATAACATTGAAAATAACTTAGACAC ACTCCCGAACTTATTTAGCAGGAGACGAGGCCTCAGAAAGAAGTTTAAAAAGGCTCTACAGCTACAACTCGCTGAATCTCAATTTTCTGTTTAA
- the RPL31 gene encoding 60S ribosomal protein L31-1 produces MAREKLKRKTLAPLTRDYTIHLHKMVHRVTFKRKAPTAVKKIKAFAARAMKTKDVRLDTRLNEFLWSNGIKNLPRRVRVRVSRRRNDDEDAKEPMYTLVQHIPVDDFSGLQTEVVANE; encoded by the exons ATGGCACgag AGAAGCTTAAGAGGAAGACTTTGGCGCCCCTGACGAGGGATTATACTATCCATTTGCATAAAATGGTCCATCGCGTAACTTTTAAGAGAAAAGCACCAACCGCCGTCAAGAAGATAAAAGCCTTCGCAGCCAGAGCCATGAAAACAAAG GACGTCCGTCTTGATACTAGATTGAACGAGTTTTTGTGGTCGAATGGTATTAAAAACCTGCCGAGAAGGGTCAGGGTTAGGGTCTCTAGGCGCCGTAACGACGACGAGGATGCCAAGGAACCAATGTACACTCTCGTTCAGCACATTCCAGTCGATGACTTCTCAGGTCTCCAAACTGAAGTTGTAGCCAACGAATAA
- the scy1 gene encoding non-SMC mitotic condensation complex subunit 1 family protein produces MLDYTSPRNSTHLPSDSAYTQAEAVKSDHGRHQSFTWHNAVGKNNELVSIFKISLKTKDYEIVTPYDVDLAKHHVKHIKTVRHPFILKVLDSYESDSAICIITERCYPFDSKYLSSDPTLGISQVCSALNFLHKKCNLVYSMVNPYGIGVKEDGSWCLYNFELVSDIDKTLSQHQNVVKNHISFNDGWKPNIHNLNLNSVHFDNWQLGAFICWVYALISDNEERCNIKRYGFDFNSFKLIVPKLLHNFLNELFGESEVDLERVLKTDAYFKDNITFNTITFISELHIKSQFEIEEFFTKLPENINKIPVLIRCKQLLPEILRSINLCKNFLPMILDCVIMICKSIVLQDFRKHVYPSILELFKDSDKSIRFCLLKRMNELDELLDETQVSQDMFEYFYVGFTDPSPQIRGETIKSLSYLIRKINSKQKASCTYSLLKCVSDSEPTIRANSIICFAKIIPFIEPELVSKVLPQVWRNGLHDTFLKSKTASLESISASHIFLTPEDKAFYLIPMVSETLLDSDVKVRRLAFDTISKLLDSLKPFAVPESIEKSSGEKSW; encoded by the exons atgTTGGATTACACATCTCCACGGAATTCAACCCATTTACCCTCTGATTCCGCCTACACTCAAGCTGAAGCTGTAAAATCAGACCACGGCCGTCACCAGTCATTCACATGGCACAACGCAGTTGGCAAAAACAACGAACTCGTCTCAATCTTTAAAATCTCCCTAAAAACCAAAGATTACGAAA ttgTAACACCGTATGATGTTGATTTGGCGAAACATCATGTTAAGCACATTAAAACTGTTCGGCATCCGTTTATTCTCAAGGTTCTAGACTCCTACGAGTCAGATTCCGCAATTTGTATCATTACTGAGCGATGTTACCCGTTTGACAGCAAGT ATTTATCATCAGATCCCACGCTTGGGATTAGCCAAGTCTGTTCAGCCTTAaactttttacacaaaaaGTGTAACTTAGTTTACTCAATGGTGAATCCATACGGAATTGGCGTCAAAGAAGATG GCTCCTGGTGCTTGTACAACTTTGAACTCGTTTCTGACATTGATAAAACACTAAGTCAACATCAAAATGTCGTCAAAAACCACATCTCATTCAACGACGGATGGAAACCAAACATACACAACCTCAATCTCAACTCCGTTCATTTCGATAA TTGGCAGCTTGGAGCGTTTATATGTTGGGTTTATGCGTTGATTTCAGATAATGAGGAGCGTTGTAATATTAAGAGATACGGCTTTGACTTCAACTCCTTCAAGCTCATTGTTCCCAAACTCCTTCACAACTTCCTAAAC GAACTGTTTGGCGAGTCTGAGGTGGATTTGGAACGGGTACTGAAGACCGATGCTTATTTTAAGGATAACATAACCTTTAACACCATCACTTTTATCTCAGAATTGCACATTAAGAGCCAATTTGAAATTGAAGAATTTTTCACAAAACTACCcgaaaatattaataaaatccCCGTACTCATTAGG TGTAAGCAGTTATTGCCTGAGATATTGAGGAGTATAAACTTGTGTAAGAACTTTTTGCCGATGATTCTCGACTGTGTGATTATGATTTGTAAATCGATAGTGCTGCAGGACTTTAGAAAACACGTTTACCCCTCGATTCTGGAACTTTTCAAGGACAGCGATAAGTCGATAAGGTTCTGTCTCCTCAAGAGGATGAATGAGCTGGACGAGTTACTTGACGAGACCCAAGTGTCCCAGGACATGTTTGAGTATTTTTACGTCGGTTTCACGGATCCGTCTCCTCAAATCAGGGGTGAAACTATAAAATCACTTTCATACCTTATAAGGAAGATAAATTCTAAGCAGAAGGCGAGTTGTACATATTCACTTCTTAAGTGTGTTTCCGACTCTGAGCCTACAATCAGAGCTAATTCCATAATCTGCTTCGCCAAGATTATACCCTTCATTGAGCCCGAGCTGGTTTCCAAAGTTCTACCTCAAGTTTGGCGAAATGGACTCCATGACACTTTTCTAAAGTCAAAAACCGCGTCTCTCGAG tcaATTTCCGCGTCACACATTTTTCTTACGCCTGAGGATAAAGCGTTTTATCTCATTCCAATGGTTTCTGAGACGCTCTTGGATTCCGACGTTAAGGTCAGGAGACTCGCCTTTGACACAATTTCAAAGCTCTTAGACTCCTTAAAACCGTTTGCAGTCCCGG AAAGCATCGAGAAATCCAGCGGAGAAAAGAGCTGGTGA
- the COF1 gene encoding Cofilin/tropomyosin-type actin-binding family protein: MESGIKVSEETVAKFNQMKLKKVKTRYMVLKVTGDFVSVQNDGEGDVEELLTVLPKDDCAFVVYDKGQNLVLFMFAPPGAKTQSRTVYSTTKQTVENALSGVRLYRNLVEDHDEVRGALA, encoded by the exons ATGGAGAGCGGAATTAAAGTGTCGGAAGAAACCGTCGCAAAGTTCAATCAGATGAAGCTGAAGAAAGTTAAAACCAGATACATGGTACTTAAGGTGACTGGAGACTTTGTAAGTGTACAAAACGACGGAGAGGGAGATGTGGAGGAACTGTTAACCGTGCTCCCAAAAGATGACTGCGCTTTTGTTGTTTACGACAAGG GACAAAACCTTGTACTATTTATGTTCGCGCCGCCGGGAGCTAAAACTCAGTCTAGGACAGTATACTCAACAACCAAACAGACTGTAGAAAACGCCTTATCAGGAGTCAGACTCTATAGGAACCTGGTCGAAGATCATGACGAGGTCAGAGGCGCTCTAGCATGA
- the VBP1 gene encoding Prefoldin subunit family protein, which translates to MSYLEFISTNESKSNVPEAKFIDCMEKFVGERNSAELTQVAKELLAKYRFMEKNSTAKMGLIKDKLPELKDAIYTLEKLKKKKESGDKSDVITYFKISDTLYSEARIPYTESAFLWLGANTMVEYPIDDAIKLLTDQHNGIEQLIQEMDVELDWIKRQITCTEITVARLHNFTVMRNAANQQKPEPVN; encoded by the exons ATGAGTTATTTGGAGTTTATATCGACGAACGAGAGCAAGTCAAACGTCCCCGAGGCTAAATTCATC GACTGTATGGAGAAGTTCGTAGGGGAGCGTAACTCTGCGGAGCTAACTCAAGTCGCAAAAGAGCTTTTAGC CAAATACCGTTTCATGGAGAAAAACAGCACTGCCAAGATGGGATTAATCAAGGACAAGCTACCCGAACTCAAAGACGCCATTTATACACTCGAAAAACTCAAGAAAAAGAAG GAATCTGGTGACAAGTCTGACGTTATTACATACTTTAAGATTTCTGACACTTTATACTCTGAAGCCAGGATCCCATATACCGAATCAGCCTTCCTGTGGCTCGGC gCGAATACTATGGTGGAGTATCCGATTGATGATGCTATTAAATTACTTACTGATCAACACAACGGAATCGAACAACTAATACAAGAAATG GATGTTGAGCTTGACTGGATAAAGCGTCAGATAACTTGCACTGAGATAACAGTGGCCAGATTACACAACTTCACAGTAATGAGGAACGCAGCCAACCAGCAAAAGCCAGAGCCTGTAAACtaa
- a CDS encoding p25-alpha family protein: MKLSELFERYRDQNLKGRMFVKMFRDAGLITSYDNSLDLIFAKYKSKCSGINYEQFLKSLEEVSRLLDMKVPELKQRLRESEGPIYRGTEPLAVRLHDDKRLYTGVHLHGGPKIGKQ, translated from the exons ATGAAGCTTTCTGAGTTGTTTGAGCGTTACAGGGACCAGAACCTCAAGGGCAGGATGTTCGTTAAAATGTTCCGGGACGCCGGATTAATCACATCCTATGACAACAGCCTCGACCTCATCTTCGCCAAGTATAAGTCCAAA TGTTCCGGGATTAACTATGAGCAGTTCCTCAAATCACTAGAAGAAGTTTCAAGGCTTTTGGACATGAAAGTTCCAGAGTTAAAGCAAAGGCTAAGGGAGTCAGAGGGTCCGATTTACAGGGGCACTGAGCCCCTGGCAGTAAGATTACACGATGACAAACGGCTCTACACAGGCGTTCACCTACACGGAGGGCCAAAAATCGGGaaacaataa
- the atpH gene encoding ATP synthase subunit delta, mitochondrial precursor, producing MIKRFNLVYKSLVFPIPKSVNLFNFCGFATNGKRITAGKLLEGCGIMGSYANALFLTTEKAGNLSEVMSDLKFISNSLVTCEDFRTFMTTPGLRTSQKMKFLREDFGTLGSPLQPQTLNCLEMLFEQKRSAEFLTLAKHFETLFLRANNQLKCLVQSAEKLTAEAKERITEALRHRLGNSCEPVVEFKVTPSILGGLLVNVGDKVVDTSVASKLERIQSHLRN from the coding sequence atgattaaacGTTTTAATCTTGTTTATAAATCACTTGTGTTTCCCATTCCTAAGAGtgtaaatttgtttaatttttgtggATTTGCAACAAATGGTAAAAGAATAACCGCTGGTAAGCTGCTTGAGGGCTGTGGTATAATGGGCTCCTACGCTAACGCTCTGTTTTTAACTACGGAAAAGGCCGGGAATCTTAGTGAGGTAATGAGTGACTTAAAGTTCATTTCAAACTCACTCGTGACGTGTGAGGACTTTCGCACGTTCATGACAACTCCGGGCCTCAGGACTTCGCAGAAGATGAAGTTTCTCAGGGAGGATTTTGGTACTCTGGGCTCGCCCTTACAGCCTCAGACTCTAAACTGCCTAGAAATGTTATTTGAGCAAAAGAGGTCCGCAGAGTTTTTAACACTTGCAAAACACTTTgaaactttatttttaaggGCAAATAATCAGCTTAAATGTCTGGTTCAGTCTGCGGAGAAACTGACTGCTGAGGCGAAGGAGAGGATAACTGAAGCTCTAAGGCATAGGTTAGGTAACTCCTGTGAACCTGTGGTTGAGTTTAAAGTGACCCCGTCGATTCTTGGCGGACTTCTGGTCAACGTTGGGGATAAAGTAGTTGACACCTCAGTCGCCAGTAAACTTGAAAGGATCCAGTCACACTTAAGGAattga